One Ficedula albicollis isolate OC2 chromosome Z, FicAlb1.5, whole genome shotgun sequence DNA window includes the following coding sequences:
- the SH3GL2 gene encoding endophilin-A1: MSVAGLKKQFHKATQKVSEKVGGAEGTKLDDDFKEMERKVDVTSRAVMEIMAKTIEYLQPNPASRAKLSMINTMSKIRGQEKGPGYPQAEALLADAMLKFGRELGEDCNFGPALVDVGEAMKELSEVKDSLDMEVKQNFIDPLQNLHDKDLREIQHHLKKMEGRRLDFDYKKKRQGKLPDEELRQALEKFDESKEIAESSMFNLLEMDIEQVSQLSALVQAQLEYHKQATQILQRVTSKLEDRIKEASSQPRREYQPKPRMSLDFVTGDNTQHNGGISHATTPKPSGAHMDQPCCRALYDFEPENEGELGFKEGDIITLTNQIDENWYEGMLHGQSGFFPINYVDILVPLPH; encoded by the exons AAAGTGAGTGAAAAAGTAGGAGGTGCAGAAGGAACAAAGCTAGATGATGATttcaaagaaatggaaagg AAAGTGGATGTTACCAGCAGGGCAGTTATGGAAATCATGGCGAAGACAATAGAGTATCTTCAGCCAAATCCAG CTTCCAGAGCTAAACTCAGTATGATCAACACTATGTCAAAAATTCGAGGCCAGGAAAAGGGGCCAGGCTACCCTCAGGCAGAAGCCTTGCTGGCAGACGCGATGCTGAAATTTGGCCGAGAACTTGGTGAAGATTGCAACTTTG GGCCAGCACTTGTTGATGTGGGAGAAGCTATGAAGGAGCTTTCTGAAGTCAAGGACTCATTAGACATGGAAGTGAAGCAAAACTTCATTGACCCACTTCAGAATCTCCATGACAAAGATCTGAGAGAAATACAG catCACCTGAAGAAAATGGAGGGTCGACGCCTGGATTTTGATtacaagaagaaaagacaggGCAAGCTCCCTGATGAAGAACTTCGTCAAGCTCTGGAGAAATTTGATGAATCAAAAGAAATTGCTGAGTCAAGCATGTTTAACCTTCTGGAGATGGAT ATTGAACAAGTGAGCCAGCTTTCTGCCCTTGTGCAAGCCCAGCTGGAGTACCATAAGCAGGCCACACAGATCCTACAGCGAGTTACTTCTAAACTGGAAGATAG AATAAAAGAGGCATCTTCTCAGCCCAGGCGAGAGTACCAGCCCAAACCCCGCATGAGCCTGGATTTCGTGACTGGTGACAATACACAGCACAATGGGGGAATATCCCATGCCACCACACCCAAGCCATCAG GTGCTCACATGGATCAGCCATGCTGCCGAGCTCTGTATGACTTTGAACCAGAGAATGAAGGGGAGCTGGGATTTAAAGAGGGTGACATTATTACCCTCACTAACCAGATTGATGAAAACTGGTATGAGGGGATGCTTCATGGCCAGTCAGGTTTCTTTCCCATCAATTATGTCGATATTCTGGTTCCATTACCCCATTAG